GTGAGGAGGGGGAGCTGGGCTCTCTTTACTCCTCCCCCAGCACAAGACAGCTTCCTGTACCATCATTTGGACTGGATGGGATAGGAGGACAGAGATAACGCCCAGTCACCAATTTACCCCTACCCCTCCTTGTTTCAGGCTCTGTCCTGGGCATTGGGATAACCTTGGATGCTCCCCTGGGCCAGAATGAGATGGGGGTTCAGGAATGGGGCTGGGCAGAGGCTCTGAACCATTCCCCTGCCACCTTCCACCCATCCCTCCCCCAGGGCCCTGCATGGCCTGATTTCTTCAGCTGTTGCTATTTTAAGATAAGCTGGAAGCAACAGCCCATGGTGTTGCTTGGATGTGTGAGCTAAGACTCTCCCCTCCCCCCTGCATCTGCTGCCCAGATAGGCACAGACCAGCAGGCATGTGGGGGACTGCCAGACACATGGCCAGCCACCTGCAGGTGAGCGCACTTATGTGCACATACACAGGATGGAGCTGGCTGCACACATAATAACTTGGGGGGTACATGCACACtgtatccctgggtggtgcaaatgtttaagacacttggctgctaactgaaaggttggcagttcgagaccacccagaggcaccttggaagaaaggcctagcgacctACTTTCAaacaatcagccactgaacactctatggagccgttctactctgacacacatggggccaccatgagtcagaatcaactcaatggcaactggtatggtatggtatacATGCATGCTTTACAGCTTCCAAGGCCACATGTGGGCTGGCACATGCCAGACCCCTTCCACATGTGGCCACTGTCCCTCCCTAGTGGGTGGAGGTAAGAATGTTGGGACCTCAGAGAGTTGGCACTGAGGAGGCCCACCCTGACCATACCTGTGCTCTCCTTGCCCCAGCCCCATCCAGACAGCTTCAGCTCCTGTACGTGACCTGTCTAGGTGGGCCCCTGCGGGTATATGAGTTTACAGCTCCTGACCTGGCTCATttccccccattttacagatggcgaTATCAAGGTCCAGGAGGTAGGCAAATGtttatttgcccaaagtcacccagCAACTTAGTTCCAGAGCCATGACCAGAACCCAGGGAAGAAGCGTGGTGTTAAAACCCCAGTTTGAGCACATTGTTTGGAAAGAACCCAAATGTCAACAACAGTAGAAGGGATGTGTGCGTGGTGGTTTGTCACACGGTGGAATCCAATACAACACGCACAAAGAATTAGAGTTGCGCACAACAGCACGGTTGGAGCTCACAGACTTActattgagtgaaagaagccagatgcagAAGAGTGTGTATTTCGTGATAACATTtatatgaagttaaaaaaaaaaaaaaacacccagccagtgtcatcactagggttggtgtcacctccCGCATgaacctcctcccataccagaccatacagaatccttagtgttttttgtactaatgttatttGTAAATCATAATTCACGTGTATCACTCCTTCTATTCCATTATTACTACTTCATTcttaaaaaagttattgatagaggttcacaaatactaattaccacaatattgtagctaaaacaccagaaaatttgacaaaatcagcaactataaaaacccCGGCAggaacaaaaacaacagtgcGTGCTCTTAGGGCATCCAGACGAAACCCTGTGATTCCAAGCACCATTGTAATTGGATAATAACGATAGCTCTGACTGGCGTGCATTAGAAGAGTCAAAAAGCAAATTAGCATAgacttttagccttgtaggtatattgatacatgtaagctgggcttacgaaaaatgtttttgcGTTGTGACTAaccacagggatatttttatgggcagtcattttggtgtcactccctctGACAATGTTACCGGTGTGGTCTGCACCCCTGGacaccctagtgatgccactgcatCCAGCTGGTTTGTGTCGATAGAAGTCTGGATAGCTGTTTTGCTTGGAGGGCGTGGGCAGGGTCAGGACTAGGGCGAGGTGAGCGGTGAGCGTAGTGCCTGGTGGGCAAATTTTAATGAGGCACTCAGTCTCGGAGTATGCAGATGAGACCAAGTGCCCCTTTACATTTTGCACCCTAGGCACCAGCGTAAGCTTACCCTAGTCCTGGCCCTGGGAGTAGGAGCTGGAAGAGGGCACCAGGGGCTTCTGAGGTGCTGACATTCTGTTTCTTGATTTGGGTGCTGGTTACACGGGGGAGTTCCCTTAGTGAAAATTTCTTGGAGCTGCATGTTTTCTGAATGTGTGTTATCTTCAGTAAAAATTAACTTACAAAATTCCCAGCTTGGTGACGGAAaaactttggaaatagataatggtGATGCTTTACAACCAGGGACTCAATAGATggccctggatagaatgggagaaaaatgtagaacaaaactcaaattgctaaagaaaaaaaaaagtctagacttactggactgatagagactagatgaacccctgagactattgctctgagatactctttaaacttggaattcagaccactcccagaggtcacctttcagccaaatgacagattagcccatgaaataaataatatcacccatgagtactgtgctcctcaaaaTCATTGTCTAGATGAAGCCAATGGTTAACacttaccctagaccaaagattaGAAGGCtggggggacagggaagctagattaatggaaacagaacaaccaaaatgaaaataacaagaaTGCTGTTAtgctgtgaagaatgtaaccaatgtcactgaacaatatgtataaaaccacaaaaaaccaaacccagtgccgtcgagtcgattcagactcatagcgaccctataggacagagtagaactgccccatagagtttccaaggagcgcctggtggattcgaactgccgactctttggttagcagccgtagcacttaaccactacaccaccagggtttctaaacaatatgtatagaaattgttaaatgagaacctaatttcctttgtaaattttcaccaaaaacacaaatatttttcaaaaataggtaatggtgatggttgtccaacattgtgaatataattaatgccactgaattgtacacttaaaaatggttaaaatggctaatttcatgttatatatactttatcgcacacacacacacacacacacaacccagcTTGGCCATCTATTTGACATCAGGCAAGTTATTTCGCCTCACATCTCAGCTGCCTCCCAGGGAAAACGGGGTAAGGGATAACTCTTTGCTTTGGGAGAGTGTGGTGAGGACTCAGCAATAATGTCTGTAACCAGGTGGTAGGTAGGGATAGGTAGAGACACTCGGAAATGCTGACTTTGGCTGCATGGCTACCCTTCACCCAGTGGCCTCAGAGGGCTGTTGTTTGGCTGCAGCTCTACGTGTCTCCATCTCCCTTGAGAGAGAAACCTTAAAGTGTCAACAAGTGCTGGTAGGAGGAAAACAGTGAGGGAAATGATTCTGAACAAAGACCCATCACAAACAGCCTCACAGTGACAGGTCAGGACCAGGGCCTGGCCCCTCTTTGTACACCAGCCCCTGGCAGGGCCTGGCCTCCCTCTGCACCCCAGCCCTCAGTGGGTCCTGGCTTCTCTGCACCCCAGCTTCCAGCAGGGCCTGGCCTCTCTCTCTGTACCCCAGTCCTCAGCAGGGCCTGGTCTCTCTGCACCCCAGATTTCCAGCAGGGCTTGGCCTCTCTGCACTCCACCTTCCAGCAGGGCTTGGCCTCTTGTTGGCACCAAGAAACTCCAATTAAACGAAGCTGAGCTTATTCTCCCAACTACCTTATGAGCGAAGGAGGCAGCAATGGGATCttggcaagtcacttcacctctctgagcctcacttctttcatctgtaaaatgggaaagtgATGTTGCCTTCCTCACAGGGACATTGTAAAGACAGTGAGGGGACAGTAGTGACTGCTGGTAACATGATGATGATAAGAAATaggaagtcacacagctagtaaaatgCAGAGGCAGAACTTGAACGAGAACTTCTGAGTCATGTCCCAGACTCTTCTGACAGTGGAAGGAATTAGCTGTGCAAAATGTCTGGAGcggagggctggggtgggggtatGCTCATGCCGAATGTGCACTGGTCACCCAGTCCAAGTGCAGAGCAAGGAGCCCCCACCCCCTGAGGCAGAGGTCTGCACATGAACTCGGACAGACAAGGTGCAGTCCCCGGGAATGTTGGCACTCGCACGTGTGGGCCCCCAGTGCACACTATTGTCGTGGTACACTTCCCCCACACACCTGGGATCACACGATCTCCTGGGGACAGATATGGGCTGTTCACATGATTGTGTGGCCATCGTCACTTACTGAGCACCCACTGTCCACAGGCCAGGCTCTTTACGTTAGTGGTTCTCAGCGTGTGGTCCCAGACAGACCCAGAGGCATCAGCATCACCCGGGTacttcttagaaatgcaaattctcaggcaccACCTCAGACCTGCTGAGGCAGATATTCTGGAGATGGGGGCCGACCATTTGTATTTTAAcctatgcacacccacgttttaGCACCCCTGAGCTATATTATCTTCAATCTGCATAAGAGCTCTATTGTGTTCATCTCCTATCTTTACAGGCATAGAACCAGGCTCAGAGACACGGTGGGACCTGCCAGGAAGTAGCGGGGCTAAGATTCCAACCCAGCTCTGTGAGGCTCTGGAGCCCACGACTCTTGTCCTCCCGGGCATGCCAATAGAGACCTGTGTCTCTACCCACACATGGAAGGCCGCTGCCACTTCCCTGAGGGAACATGTCCTGTACAAAGGTGTGACAAACCACCACCCCCTTTATTGGCTTACATGATAAGCTCatgcctgcctcagggcctttgcacttgctgttcacACTGCCTGAGGTACTCTTGCCACACATCTCCCCATGACTGCTTTTCTCTCAACCCTTAGGTGTCAGTTCACATATCCACTCCTCAGAGAAACCTTCCCAGTTGAAGCAGCCCCCTTACCCCTTGACTCTATCCCATCTCCCTACTGTCTGGTGGCTGCACTTATCTCTGTCTgaaattatcttttttatttatcGGCTGCCTTCTTACTCCTATCTTCTCCCACTACAATGTACGAATACAGGAACCTTATTCCCTGTGGTAACCTCTAGAACAATTCCTGCCTGGcgtgaatatttattgaatgaaaagaaatgaatgaaCAACGAGTGGCATATGCAGATGTAGCTGGAAGTGATCCAAGCCACACTCTCAAGCAGGACACTCCTATACAGCCGGATCTGGGTCACTGTCACAGGGAAAGCCATGCCTATACACACCTTCACACATACATGTTCTAAGTGGAGTCTAGCAGGGCCCTGCAGAATGTGGGGCAAGGTATCTTGAGCCCCAGTTGGCTGGGAGAGAGGGCAGAACGGTCGCAGGCTTGTTTGTGTctggtgtgtgtgcgtgcatgtgtgtgcgtgtgtgtgtttgtatgtgtgtggtaAGGGGGTTTACTCACCTTCAGATCCGTGGGGAATTCCTCCTTCTTCACCAGGCCGGTGGCTGCTGCGATGTTCCCAGCCCCAGAGAACACAGCCCCGCCCAGATGTGAGGCTTGCTCCTTGGTTTTCTCAGCCACTGGATCAGGGACAGGGTGAGGGAAAGCAGTCGTGGGCCAGGGTGAAGGACAGGCACATGTGCCCTTCCCACCATAATGCCCCAGGCCTGCCCTCCCCAGGGAGCACCCCCACCGCGGCCTTGAGGGGCTGGCAGGTCCCAGGGCCCAGGTGAGGGAAGGGGACTGGCCAGATGGGGCTGGTACCTGAGGCAACACCTTGTACCACCCCCTCTCGGGTCTTGCTTCCTGCAGGGAGAAAAGGGAGCACATTTAAGGGCTCTGAGCCAGGGAACAGAAATTCCAGGCCCTCACGGTGGCCACATAGTGGTCAGAGGGACCCAGTCAGCTGCAGGCGTCCCAGCCCAAGGCCTCCTTGGGCATCCTCAGACATGGTCTCCACATCCCACAAACCCGCCCCCATACTAGCCCCTCTCCATGCAAGCCCCTCTCCCACTTCTCATCACTGCTCCCCGGCTTCCTGGGGACTTCCACTCCTCCCACTGTCTGCCCCCATCCCCACCCGATCATAATACCCACACCCTGCAGTGGGTGGTGGCTGAGTGCCAGCCCAGTGTGAGTGCCTCACTGGCATCGCTTCCTGTAGCCCTCTCCCAGCCCCATGAGGACAGTGCTGCTACTGTCCCTTTTCACAGATAGAAACTGCTCGGCAAGGGAAAGCGCTAACTAGGGGTCCTGCAAATAGTAAATGGTTGAGCTGGCGTTCAAGTTCAGGTCTTCAGACTCCCAAACTCTGCAAGTACGCGCCCAGGCCAGGGTACAGGTAGAGTGGGGCAAGGGGATAAAAAAAAGCTGTGTATTTTGAAAGGCTCCCTTGGTGCCCTGGTGTATGGCTCAGCTGGTACCCATGGACACCCATACTCCCCCCTCCACTCCCCCTTAATGAGGTATAAACCCCTCCTTCTGGCCAAAGTGGGGAGTGTTTCAGTGCAGGCTGGGTCTAAGGGGGATGTGGAGATGGTGACTGGCACCCGGACACAGGCTGGGCCTTCCTGGGAGGGTATGAttgtcacctgtaaaatgaggggcTCTTGGGAAGGGCAAGGTGCCTGacctgggggaagggaggggcCTCAACAGATCAAGGAGCCTCCCACCCTGAGGGTTTGGCAACCCAGACAGCAGCTGACAGACCCAGAGAAAGCTGTCTGGGAGGGCTGAGTCTGgtggaaggaggaggagaggccGGTAGCGTGAGAAGACAGTCTTCTCAAGGCTAAGGCTAGCCAGAACCAGAGGACTGGAGGGGGCAGGCTGTTACCCACCCCATCTTGCCTTCCACAAAATTTGTTTGCACCTGCTTGGTGCCAGGCCTTGGGCCAATTGCTCCCTGTCTGACCAGGGTAAGAGGGGAGCCAATTCTGGGCCCTGGATCTTGAGTAGTGGGGAGATGACTTCCAGTCTCAGAGGGCTGGGAGCTGGAGTGCAGGACAGGGAGGACACACTACTGGACCTTGACAAATGGGGGGCAGTGGAGATACAGAAAGGAGACTGGGGAGGGCATCGGTCAGAGGGAAGCACAGAGCAAGCACAGAGGGGTGTGATCAGGACCCCAGGAAGTGCATCCAGGTGGGTCTGTGCACCACGAGCAATGGGCACAGTGAGAAACAAAGTTGGACAAGTAGACCAAGGTGGAACCATGAAGAACACTGAATGCCAGGCTACCGGGAGCCGAGGCTTTAATGTGTAGGAACTGTAGGGCCACTGCAGATttctgggcggggggggggagggggaagagcaGCATGGCTTAGAGTGGTGGAGTCTATTAGCAGAGAGACAATGTCAGTGGGGCCAGGGCTCAATAGGGCGGAAGAGGCTGAGGGAGGAGGCAGACAGGAGGCCGGAGATGCGGGCTACCTGACAGGGCTAAAGCCTTCTCTCTCTCCGCATTGCTACTACCCTTGCCTAATCACTCTTGTCTGGTGGCTGCACTACCTCTCAACGGGCCTCCCTGCAATTTTTTCTGCACCCAACAGCCTGAGGGATCCTTTAAAACTGAAATCAGACCATGTCAGTCCCCCGCTTACAGCCTCTTGTGGCAATTATAATAATGCTTTGTCCTGTCCTAAAGGGCCTCCTTGCCTGCCTATCTTATCTCATCTCCTACCACTGcttgttttctgcctctgcagAGCTTGGTCTCCTCTAACTCATgctaccacagggcctttgcacctgccaTTCCCGCCCCACACCCCCTGCCTGGTTCCTTCTCATTATTCAGGGCTCAGCTAAAATGCCCCCTCCTCAGGTAGGCCCTCGTGGACTCTCCCACACAAAGTAGTCCCCCGTTCCAGCTACTTGGTGTTGAATCCCCCTGCTGAAATGCTCTCTACCACCCTCTGATATTTTCTGGTTCAGCTCCTTTGTCTCTCCTGCTCACTGCTGCATCCCCAGCATCCACACAATGCCCTACATGTTGTAGTAGGTATCCAATGAATATTTGTAAAGCAACCATAATCCCAAGTCTGCCATGgtcctgggcaagttactcacTTTTTGAGCCTACCTAAGGGGCAGTTAGTTATACCTCAGTACGTCCAGAGTGTGGACTTCGGAAGGGCCAGTTTCTGGTCCTTCCTTTCTTTATGCAAATGACCTTGCAGGCTCAGCCTCCTCACATTTAGGGGGAGAGATTTTAACCACCCAGTCCTTCTCTTGACACCAGCTGGCAGCTGCAGGGAGGGGTGGACTGGGAGGAGAGATGGCCGTGGTGGAACCACAGgcacagggaggcagggagacctAGAGAGCTGCTCAGATGCAGAGGTAGTTGAAGAGGAGGGCtgggagggagggcagggacaGACAAGGAGGGAGGATCTGCCAGCAGGAGGGTTAGGGCTTTGGAGTCCCTAAGGGTAGGTTCAAAACCGAGCCTTAGgctttaccagctgtgtgaccttggacaagacaGATAAACTTGTGGGAAGCCCGGTCTTCTTAGCCTGGAGAATGGGCTCGGAGGACTACATGAGGTAATGGATGCTATGGCATTTCATACAGTA
Above is a window of Loxodonta africana isolate mLoxAfr1 chromosome 2, mLoxAfr1.hap2, whole genome shotgun sequence DNA encoding:
- the SNCB gene encoding beta-synuclein isoform X3 is translated as MDMFMKGLSMAKEGVVAAAEKTKQGVTEAAEKTKEGVLYVGSKTREGVVQGVASVAEKTKEQASHLGGAVFSGAGNIAAATGLVKKEEFPTDLKEEYQEYEPEA